From one Gammaproteobacteria bacterium genomic stretch:
- a CDS encoding cytochrome c3 family protein: MKYLKPNNVVVALLVTVFGITNAGAEAIVGDPVLGADDPILGSKHDFTGLNSRAGVVAMAGVAFSDYGYSCVYCHVPPEEAGAQPSDFGGIPDWNRFVPATENYQFYADAGSMTLDTNPNKLNSISMLCLSCHDGTMAVDMVVFKPVTFDPTADSAMHMRINPGDSIENCGKCHNGNVAHDITVKMLGTDLRNDHPISMRYAGLGFTDPDFVPAPPADQFNNRIFQNGVKLYNDQVECMTCHNVHDPSRELLLRANAEVLCFTCHIK; encoded by the coding sequence ATGAAATATTTAAAACCAAACAATGTTGTTGTAGCTCTTCTGGTTACAGTGTTTGGGATAACAAATGCGGGGGCAGAGGCTATTGTCGGAGATCCGGTTCTAGGGGCGGATGATCCTATATTAGGATCAAAACACGACTTTACCGGACTCAACTCACGGGCAGGTGTTGTTGCCATGGCCGGTGTAGCGTTCTCGGATTACGGTTATTCCTGCGTGTACTGTCATGTTCCACCGGAGGAGGCTGGCGCTCAACCTTCGGATTTCGGCGGAATTCCGGACTGGAACCGGTTTGTCCCGGCCACGGAAAACTACCAGTTTTACGCCGATGCAGGCAGCATGACACTGGACACCAATCCCAACAAACTCAATTCCATCAGCATGCTATGCCTCTCCTGCCACGACGGCACTATGGCAGTGGACATGGTGGTATTTAAGCCGGTGACCTTCGACCCTACCGCGGATTCTGCCATGCATATGCGCATCAATCCCGGTGACAGCATCGAAAACTGCGGTAAATGTCATAACGGCAATGTAGCTCACGATATCACAGTAAAAATGCTGGGAACGGACTTACGTAATGACCACCCCATTTCCATGCGTTACGCCGGTCTTGGATTTACCGACCCGGATTTTGTCCCCGCACCACCTGCCGATCAGTTTAATAACCGTATTTTTCAAAACGGAGTTAAACTGTATAACGATCAAGTGGAGTGCATGACTTGCCATAATGTGCATGATCCTTCAAGAGAACTATTGCTTAGAGCCAATGCTGAGGTATTATGTTTCACCTGTCACATTAAATAA
- a CDS encoding peptidoglycan DD-metalloendopeptidase family protein, giving the protein MAQLLRRTNTASSRPNTGLPGAADRIPANGRKRLKHKRMSGAHVAILFASTSLFSIIFFLISDIAEATRVPGIGDGFTPTTLNMVSLPLEIPNNFELPDEEIALQASGLDTKPVKKMPKMKWQSITVQRGDTLSKLFKRMRIKTKELRDIVRLGEPTKTLNLISPGEELKFLLINNKLHELIYEINDSSALHITRKGDQFHASTITTELDKRIAHATAEITGSMYEAALEAGIPGSMTMELVGLFDWEFDFVTDVRAGDRFSVIYEEYYLDGEKITNGNILAAEYINNGKLYRAVRYKDQNGHVDYYTPEGISLRKAFLRNPVDSTRVSSKFGKRFHPVLNRLRDHKGVDYAAPVGTPIKASGDGKISHLGHKGGYGNTVIIQHGGKYQTLYAHLVKFKKGLRRGDRVKQGEIIGYIGKTGLATGPHLHYEFRVDGIHRNPLTVKLPGAAPITYEQKTDFKLNTQGYLTLLNTLGKTSVAKL; this is encoded by the coding sequence ATGGCACAACTCTTACGACGAACAAACACCGCATCCAGCAGACCCAACACCGGCTTACCTGGAGCAGCTGACAGAATTCCTGCCAATGGGCGCAAACGTTTAAAACACAAACGTATGTCCGGCGCACACGTGGCTATTTTATTTGCCAGCACTTCTTTATTCAGCATTATCTTTTTCCTCATTTCAGATATCGCAGAAGCAACACGGGTTCCCGGCATTGGCGACGGGTTCACTCCCACGACTTTGAATATGGTCAGCCTGCCTCTGGAAATCCCCAATAACTTTGAACTGCCCGACGAGGAAATAGCGTTACAAGCTTCCGGTTTAGATACCAAGCCCGTGAAGAAAATGCCAAAAATGAAATGGCAGTCTATCACGGTACAGCGAGGAGATACGCTATCCAAGTTGTTCAAGCGTATGCGAATCAAAACCAAGGAACTGCGCGACATTGTCCGTCTGGGCGAACCCACTAAAACCTTAAATCTTATTTCTCCCGGCGAAGAACTGAAGTTTCTTCTGATTAACAACAAACTGCATGAATTGATCTATGAGATCAACGACTCCAGCGCTCTGCATATTACCCGCAAAGGCGATCAGTTCCACGCATCTACCATTACAACTGAGCTGGACAAACGCATAGCACACGCCACAGCGGAGATAACCGGCTCTATGTACGAAGCCGCCTTAGAAGCCGGCATTCCCGGTAGCATGACGATGGAGTTGGTAGGCCTGTTTGACTGGGAATTCGATTTTGTTACCGACGTGCGAGCCGGCGATCGCTTCTCAGTGATTTACGAGGAATACTATTTAGACGGTGAAAAAATAACCAATGGCAATATTCTCGCTGCGGAATACATCAATAACGGCAAACTTTACCGCGCCGTTCGTTATAAAGACCAGAACGGTCATGTGGATTACTACACCCCGGAAGGTATCAGTCTGCGCAAGGCGTTTCTGCGAAACCCTGTAGATTCCACCCGAGTCAGCTCCAAATTCGGTAAACGTTTCCATCCGGTATTAAATCGCCTCCGGGATCACAAAGGCGTGGATTACGCAGCCCCGGTGGGCACTCCCATCAAGGCAAGCGGAGACGGTAAAATCAGCCATCTGGGACACAAAGGCGGATATGGCAATACCGTTATTATCCAGCACGGCGGCAAATATCAGACACTGTACGCTCACTTAGTGAAATTCAAAAAGGGCTTACGTCGCGGTGACCGGGTTAAACAAGGGGAAATCATTGGCTACATCGGCAAAACCGGTTTAGCTACCGGACCGCACTTACATTACGAGTTCCGTGTAGATGGCATCCATCGTAACCCTTTAACCGTAAAATTGCCCGGTGCCGCACCCATTACCTATGAGCAAAAAACCGATTTCAAACTGAACACTCAAGGCTATCTAACCTTATTGAACACCTTAGGTAAGACTTCTGTGGCCAAACTGTAA
- a CDS encoding polymer-forming cytoskeletal protein produces the protein MFGSKKAKISSEIDSLVGGNTTIKGDVMFTGGLHIDGVVRGSVVAESEQSLLTTSDRGRIEGNVKVHSIVLNGEVVGDVHAYKHIELAANARVTGNVYYQVIEMAMGAEVNGSLIHLSKEQVPATVVPEVIEEKAVAEPSVEEKVLDSIPESQEGPAFEAEPDDQGQTYQFSVK, from the coding sequence ATGTTCGGAAGTAAAAAGGCGAAAATTTCCTCGGAAATAGATTCATTAGTCGGTGGCAACACAACCATTAAAGGCGATGTGATGTTTACCGGTGGTTTGCACATTGATGGTGTAGTTCGCGGTAGCGTGGTGGCCGAAAGTGAACAGTCTTTACTCACCACCAGCGATAGAGGTCGTATTGAAGGCAACGTTAAGGTGCATAGTATTGTCTTAAACGGTGAAGTCGTGGGCGATGTGCACGCTTACAAACATATTGAGCTGGCTGCGAACGCCCGGGTGACCGGCAACGTATACTATCAAGTGATTGAAATGGCTATGGGGGCTGAAGTTAATGGCAGCCTGATTCATTTGTCCAAAGAACAGGTGCCGGCAACCGTAGTCCCCGAGGTGATTGAAGAAAAAGCAGTAGCGGAACCTTCAGTGGAAGAAAAAGTGTTGGATTCTATTCCTGAGTCACAGGAAGGACCGGCATTTGAAGCTGAGCCGGATGATCAGGGCCAGACGTACCAGTTTAGCGTCAAATAA
- the argC gene encoding N-acetyl-gamma-glutamyl-phosphate reductase has product MIKVGIVGGTGYTGVELLRLLVQHPQVHLHTITSRTEAGMAVADMFPNLRGHTELCFSEPDTAVLSECDLVFFATPNGVAMKSVPELLQAGVRVIDLAADFRLKNETEWEQWYGMPHACPQLLEQAVYGLPELNRSDIVNARLIANPGCYPTSVQLGFAPLLRHGLVDTDRLIADCKSGVSGAGRKASVAHLLGECSESFKAYSVAGHRHLPEITQGLRSLTDNTVSLTFVPHLTPMLRGIHASLYAYCEDLSVDLQAIYAEYFASEVFVDVMPAGSHPETRSVRGSNTCRIAVHRPQQGNMVVILSIIDNLTKGAAGQAVQNMNIMFGFDEAAGLNQVALLP; this is encoded by the coding sequence ATGATTAAAGTAGGAATAGTGGGTGGAACGGGGTACACCGGTGTGGAACTGCTACGGTTATTGGTACAGCATCCGCAGGTACATTTGCATACGATTACTTCCCGCACAGAAGCCGGGATGGCGGTAGCGGATATGTTTCCCAATCTGCGCGGTCATACCGAGCTGTGTTTTTCCGAACCGGATACAGCCGTTCTGAGCGAGTGCGATCTGGTTTTTTTTGCAACCCCCAATGGAGTTGCCATGAAGTCCGTTCCCGAATTACTACAGGCTGGGGTTCGGGTAATTGATCTGGCCGCGGATTTTCGTCTTAAGAATGAAACGGAGTGGGAGCAATGGTATGGAATGCCCCATGCCTGCCCGCAATTGCTGGAGCAAGCAGTTTACGGTCTTCCGGAGTTAAATCGCAGCGATATTGTGAATGCCCGTTTGATTGCCAATCCCGGCTGTTATCCTACCTCCGTACAATTGGGTTTTGCACCTTTGTTGCGCCATGGCTTGGTGGATACGGACCGTTTGATTGCCGACTGCAAATCCGGTGTCAGCGGGGCAGGGCGTAAAGCCAGCGTGGCGCACTTGTTGGGTGAGTGCAGTGAAAGTTTTAAGGCTTATTCTGTGGCCGGACACCGACATTTACCAGAAATCACTCAAGGACTGCGCTCCTTAACCGACAATACTGTGAGTCTAACGTTCGTACCTCATTTGACTCCCATGCTGCGCGGAATTCACGCAAGCCTCTATGCCTATTGTGAAGACCTCAGTGTGGATCTGCAGGCGATATATGCAGAGTATTTTGCCTCAGAAGTCTTTGTTGATGTCATGCCTGCCGGTTCGCACCCGGAAACCCGGTCTGTGCGAGGTTCCAATACTTGTCGTATCGCGGTACACCGGCCGCAACAAGGCAATATGGTGGTTATTTTGTCCATCATAGACAATTTAACCAAAGGCGCTGCGGGGCAAGCGGTACAAAATATGAATATCATGTTTGGATTTGACGAAGCTGCGGGCTTGAATCAGGTGGCGTTGTTACCCTGA
- a CDS encoding cytochrome c — MAHSVPASVGPEDARDWHEQGRKIYNFRCYFCHGYSGDAATLAASYLTPRPRNFRSSDPSALSRNQMLDAVTEGRFGTAMKSFAATLSPREIEAVVDFVRIEFMLNGNPNTRYHTAENGWPDHEKYQAAFPFALGQIALDAPESALTKQQRVGKVLFMNACITCHDRARVEHEGVIWDVKAVSFPRNRYTHKNPSASASPVVDSRSGATPYAKHDKAPLLSDLSSQERRGESLFQANCAFCHAMDGTGKNWIGSFLEPHPRNLTDPEIMSTMTRKHVKAVVMNGIEGTTMSAWRSVLSEQEIDSVVAYINKAFHPLK, encoded by the coding sequence ATAGCTCACTCCGTTCCTGCTTCAGTCGGTCCCGAGGATGCGAGGGATTGGCATGAACAGGGGCGGAAAATATACAACTTTCGTTGTTATTTCTGTCACGGTTATTCCGGCGATGCGGCTACTTTGGCAGCCAGCTATTTAACACCTCGGCCTCGAAATTTTCGCAGCAGCGATCCCTCGGCTTTATCCCGCAATCAAATGCTGGATGCAGTCACTGAGGGCCGTTTCGGCACTGCTATGAAGAGTTTCGCAGCCACGTTGTCGCCACGAGAAATTGAGGCTGTGGTGGATTTTGTTCGCATAGAGTTTATGCTTAATGGTAACCCCAATACTCGCTATCATACCGCTGAAAATGGTTGGCCTGACCATGAGAAATACCAAGCCGCTTTTCCTTTTGCGCTAGGACAAATTGCTTTGGATGCACCGGAAAGCGCGCTGACAAAGCAACAGCGTGTCGGTAAGGTTTTGTTTATGAACGCCTGCATAACTTGCCACGATCGCGCCAGGGTGGAGCATGAAGGGGTTATTTGGGACGTTAAAGCGGTTTCGTTTCCGCGCAATCGTTATACCCACAAAAATCCCAGCGCGTCAGCTAGCCCAGTGGTGGACAGTCGCTCCGGGGCAACGCCGTATGCCAAGCACGATAAAGCTCCCCTATTGAGTGACTTAAGCTCTCAGGAGCGCAGAGGTGAGAGTCTTTTTCAGGCTAATTGTGCTTTTTGTCACGCCATGGATGGAACGGGCAAAAACTGGATTGGTAGTTTTTTGGAGCCCCATCCAAGGAATTTGACGGATCCGGAAATAATGTCGACTATGACACGAAAGCACGTTAAAGCAGTCGTGATGAACGGGATAGAGGGAACTACCATGTCGGCCTGGCGGTCAGTGTTAAGTGAGCAGGAAATAGACAGCGTGGTGGCCTATATCAACAAAGCCTTCCATCCTTTGAAATGA
- a CDS encoding c-type cytochrome: MIIRTIFVSYITWIVICTNSVLAAEKTDKVPTKQSEAEKIYTDNCAICHGDKGDGDTRAQNGLNPPPRDFTTVQAAMELTRDRMIQSVTNGRPGTGMMPHRDRLSATQISAVVDYIRTRFMNTPVANGPAPVANPKGAKIYTKFCSVCHGDKGNSAVWARSQLNPPPRDFTSAQAAKELTRERMIHSVTNGRPGTGMMSFTTKLKSDEIEAVVDYIQGQFIGKTPQTSLSMAPQTVPGGNPHQRADPHQAIPQRANPHQRTNPHQRANPHQASPHQANTPMAGPQSLPQAIPADMSLPMPNGLQGNVKNGRRFFMKNCFTCHGVKGDGNGPRAYFNTPRPRDFTSSASQRMLNRVRLFNSITHGRVGTVMPAWGKVLNQQQIADVTEFVFQAFIQTSGKKKAQ, from the coding sequence ATGATTATTAGGACCATATTTGTTAGTTATATTACATGGATTGTGATTTGTACAAATTCTGTACTAGCTGCGGAAAAAACGGACAAAGTCCCTACAAAACAGTCTGAAGCCGAAAAAATCTATACCGACAACTGCGCCATTTGTCATGGAGATAAAGGTGATGGTGACACGCGGGCGCAAAATGGGCTCAATCCGCCGCCACGAGATTTCACGACTGTTCAGGCTGCGATGGAGCTTACACGCGATCGTATGATTCAGTCAGTGACCAATGGTCGGCCGGGAACCGGGATGATGCCGCATAGAGATCGCTTGAGCGCAACCCAAATCAGCGCTGTGGTGGACTATATCCGGACCCGGTTTATGAACACCCCGGTTGCAAACGGCCCCGCTCCGGTTGCAAATCCCAAGGGTGCAAAAATATATACTAAGTTTTGTTCTGTCTGTCATGGAGACAAAGGAAATTCAGCGGTCTGGGCCCGCAGTCAGTTAAATCCACCGCCGCGAGATTTCACCAGTGCGCAGGCTGCTAAAGAGCTGACCCGAGAGCGGATGATTCATTCCGTCACCAACGGTCGACCGGGGACAGGCATGATGTCGTTTACAACCAAGCTAAAAAGTGACGAAATCGAGGCCGTCGTGGACTATATTCAGGGGCAGTTTATCGGCAAAACGCCGCAAACCAGTCTCAGTATGGCGCCGCAAACCGTCCCTGGCGGAAACCCTCATCAAAGGGCCGACCCGCATCAAGCGATTCCGCAGCGTGCCAACCCCCACCAAAGGACTAATCCACACCAGCGAGCCAATCCACATCAAGCCAGTCCACATCAAGCCAATACCCCCATGGCCGGACCCCAGTCCCTGCCGCAGGCGATACCGGCTGATATGAGTTTACCTATGCCCAACGGTTTGCAAGGTAATGTGAAAAACGGGCGTCGGTTTTTTATGAAAAACTGTTTTACTTGCCACGGTGTGAAGGGTGACGGCAACGGCCCAAGAGCTTACTTTAACACGCCACGACCGCGAGACTTTACCAGTTCCGCTTCACAGCGAATGTTGAACCGGGTACGCTTGTTTAACAGTATTACCCACGGTCGTGTTGGTACAGTAATGCCGGCATGGGGTAAGGTATTGAATCAACAACAAATTGCTGATGTGACTGAGTTTGTGTTTCAGGCCTTTATACAAACGTCAGGCAAAAAAAAAGCCCAATAG
- the tyrS gene encoding tyrosine--tRNA ligase, which translates to MLSVEESLVQIKRGAEELLVEAELKTKLARNKPLRIKAGFDPTAPDLHLGHTVLINKLRQFQDLGHEVLFLIGDFTGMIGDPTGKNSTRPPLTRDEVIENAKTYEEQIFKILDPAKTLVMFNSSWMNEMSSADMIQLAARYTVARMLERDDFSKRYKGGMPISVHEFLYPLVQGYDSVAMRADVELGGTDQKFNLLVGRELQKDYGQESQVILTMPILEGLDGVQKMSKSLNNYIGINEAPDQMFGKIMSISDDLMWRYFELLSFRSLEEIEGYKTEVAQGTNPRDIKFKLGEEIVTRFHSAAAANKAREGFIAQFSRDALPEDMPQVELVLEEGGIAISNLLKDAGLTASTSDARRMVKQGAVKVNRERVEDDKYQFVAGVYVVQVGKRRFARVTVK; encoded by the coding sequence ATGTTAAGTGTTGAAGAATCATTGGTGCAAATAAAGCGCGGCGCTGAAGAGTTGTTGGTCGAAGCTGAATTAAAAACCAAGCTTGCCAGAAACAAACCTTTACGGATAAAGGCAGGGTTTGATCCCACCGCGCCGGATTTGCATTTAGGGCATACGGTGCTCATCAATAAATTGCGCCAGTTTCAGGATTTGGGGCATGAAGTCTTGTTTCTCATTGGAGACTTTACCGGCATGATTGGTGACCCTACTGGAAAAAACAGTACGAGGCCTCCCTTGACCCGTGATGAGGTGATCGAAAATGCCAAAACCTACGAAGAGCAAATTTTCAAAATTTTAGATCCTGCTAAAACCCTGGTGATGTTCAATTCCAGCTGGATGAATGAAATGAGTTCGGCCGATATGATACAACTGGCAGCCAGGTACACGGTGGCCAGAATGTTGGAGCGTGACGACTTTAGTAAGCGCTATAAAGGTGGGATGCCTATTAGCGTGCATGAGTTTTTGTATCCGTTGGTTCAGGGATATGATTCCGTGGCAATGCGAGCAGATGTGGAACTGGGTGGTACCGACCAGAAGTTCAATTTGCTGGTAGGGCGGGAATTGCAAAAAGACTATGGGCAGGAATCCCAGGTAATACTCACAATGCCCATTTTAGAAGGATTGGATGGTGTACAAAAAATGTCCAAATCGCTAAACAACTATATAGGTATCAATGAAGCGCCGGACCAAATGTTTGGCAAGATTATGTCTATTTCCGATGACCTGATGTGGCGCTATTTCGAACTGTTAAGTTTTCGCTCTTTGGAAGAGATAGAAGGATACAAAACGGAAGTGGCCCAAGGTACCAATCCGCGCGATATTAAATTCAAGCTGGGTGAAGAGATTGTGACAAGATTTCACAGTGCCGCAGCGGCTAATAAAGCAAGGGAAGGATTTATTGCCCAGTTCAGTCGCGATGCATTGCCGGAGGATATGCCGCAAGTGGAGCTGGTCTTGGAAGAGGGGGGGATCGCCATTTCGAACCTGCTCAAAGATGCCGGACTAACCGCCAGTACCTCTGATGCCAGACGCATGGTGAAACAAGGGGCTGTAAAAGTGAATCGCGAACGTGTTGAAGATGACAAATATCAATTTGTTGCGGGTGTCTATGTGGTACAAGTAGGCAAACGTCGATTTGCCAGAGTAACGGTAAAATAG
- the erpA gene encoding iron-sulfur cluster insertion protein ErpA: MSSTADVTLTFTDNAANKVRALIKEEGNESLKLRVYITGGGCAGFQYGFKFDEKVNEGDTEIENSGVSLVVDPMSYQYLAGAEVDYVEGLQGAQFLIRNPNASTTCGCGSSFSV, encoded by the coding sequence ATGAGTTCTACTGCGGACGTGACGTTAACATTCACCGACAATGCCGCCAATAAAGTTAGGGCGCTGATAAAAGAAGAGGGTAATGAATCACTTAAGCTTCGGGTTTACATTACCGGGGGTGGCTGTGCCGGATTTCAATATGGGTTTAAATTTGACGAGAAAGTCAACGAGGGTGACACGGAAATCGAAAATTCCGGAGTGAGCCTTGTAGTGGACCCCATGAGTTATCAGTATCTGGCGGGAGCTGAGGTGGATTATGTGGAGGGCCTGCAGGGTGCTCAATTTCTTATCCGAAATCCCAACGCCAGTACCACCTGTGGATGCGGTTCTTCATTTTCTGTGTGA
- a CDS encoding citrate synthase, with translation MNEYLPGLAGVPATKSNISDIDGQKGKLYYRGYPIEQLAKHSSFEETALLLLDGELPTTDQLSSFDAQLRDNRLVKYNIRELMKNLPATGHPMEMLQTAVASLAMFYPGNECLTGSDRCEDLYYIHNMTVKIIARMGTIVAMWEHIRNGYDPIPPRADLSYAENFLYMLNGKEPDPLLAKIMDVCLILHAEHTINASTFAMLVNGSTLASPCSVMASAIGTLSGPLHGGANERVLTMLEEIGSPDKVEAYIDNKLNNKEVIWGMGHREYKTKDPRATILQGLVEEFMQVHGASNPLLETALEVERVAEGRLAHKGVYANVDFYSGILYAEMGIPSDQFTSIFAIARSAGWMAHWREQLADNRIFRPTQVYTGQPPRDYTSIDKR, from the coding sequence ATGAATGAGTACCTGCCGGGATTGGCCGGTGTTCCAGCCACGAAATCTAATATTTCCGATATTGACGGCCAAAAAGGCAAGTTGTATTACCGTGGCTATCCCATCGAGCAGCTGGCTAAACACAGTTCTTTTGAGGAAACCGCCTTGTTACTGCTGGACGGCGAATTACCCACGACCGATCAGCTCAGTTCTTTTGACGCGCAGCTGCGCGATAACCGCTTGGTTAAATACAATATTCGGGAGTTGATGAAAAACCTTCCAGCGACCGGCCATCCTATGGAAATGTTGCAAACGGCTGTAGCCAGCTTGGCTATGTTTTATCCAGGAAATGAATGCCTCACCGGTAGCGACCGTTGCGAAGACTTGTACTACATACACAATATGACCGTGAAAATTATCGCCCGCATGGGGACCATTGTGGCCATGTGGGAGCATATTCGTAACGGTTACGATCCTATTCCTCCAAGGGCGGATCTATCCTATGCCGAGAATTTTCTCTATATGCTCAACGGGAAGGAGCCGGACCCCTTGCTGGCTAAGATTATGGATGTGTGTCTGATTTTACATGCAGAACACACCATCAACGCATCCACATTCGCCATGCTGGTTAATGGTTCTACCCTGGCCAGTCCGTGCAGTGTCATGGCCTCGGCTATCGGTACCTTGTCCGGCCCCTTACACGGTGGTGCCAATGAGCGGGTTTTGACCATGCTGGAAGAAATTGGCAGTCCCGATAAAGTGGAAGCCTATATTGATAATAAGTTAAATAATAAGGAAGTTATTTGGGGGATGGGACATCGAGAGTACAAAACCAAAGACCCCAGAGCGACCATTCTACAAGGTTTGGTGGAGGAATTTATGCAGGTTCATGGCGCTTCCAATCCCCTATTGGAAACAGCGTTGGAAGTAGAGCGGGTGGCTGAAGGTCGTTTGGCACACAAAGGTGTGTACGCAAATGTGGATTTTTACTCAGGAATACTCTATGCGGAAATGGGTATTCCTTCGGATCAGTTTACATCAATCTTTGCTATCGCCCGTTCTGCCGGTTGGATGGCACATTGGCGGGAGCAATTGGCGGACAATCGTATCTTCCGGCCGACACAGGTGTATACCGGCCAACCGCCTCGAGACTACACTTCCATCGACAAGCGCTAG